From one Suicoccus acidiformans genomic stretch:
- the cbiE gene encoding precorrin-6y C5,15-methyltransferase (decarboxylating) subunit CbiE: MIHIVGIGPGDGALQLKVIDDLARKCDLILGSSRQLETIEIDELEKKRVIDFPFKEIVPFLLKQESMGQSVMYLASGDPMIYGIGNYLSKHLPEGSFEIYPGISSLQYIFSRIPMSMNDCFLSSAHGRQPNYDFLVRMPKLVMVTDEANGPYEIAQELLTRGAKGTMFVGEALSYPEEQLCSYSLDMVPDRDYDMNVVVVLNERS; the protein is encoded by the coding sequence ATGATTCATATTGTAGGAATTGGTCCAGGTGATGGGGCACTTCAATTAAAGGTTATTGATGATTTAGCAAGGAAATGTGACCTAATCTTAGGGAGCTCACGTCAATTAGAGACTATTGAAATAGATGAACTTGAGAAGAAACGCGTAATTGATTTCCCGTTCAAAGAAATTGTTCCTTTTCTTTTAAAGCAAGAGTCAATGGGGCAAAGCGTCATGTATTTAGCTTCGGGCGATCCCATGATATATGGTATTGGGAATTATTTGTCGAAGCATTTGCCTGAAGGAAGCTTTGAAATTTATCCAGGCATCAGCTCCTTGCAATATATATTTAGTCGCATTCCTATGAGTATGAATGATTGCTTTCTATCATCCGCCCACGGACGCCAGCCGAATTATGATTTTCTAGTGCGGATGCCTAAGCTAGTGATGGTGACAGATGAAGCGAATGGGCCTTATGAGATTGCTCAGGAGCTATTGACAAGGGGCGCGAAGGGAACGATGTTTGTTGGAGAAGCACTCAGTTACCCAGAAGAGCAACTCTGTAGTTATTCATTAGATATGGTTCCTGATCGAGACTATGATATGAATGTGGTGGTGGTACTGAATGAGAGATCGTGA